In Deltaproteobacteria bacterium, the sequence TGTCAACCGCCGCGTGCGTGTTCGAGGCGGTGAACGGAGCGGCCCGCGGCACACGGAGCGCACGCGCAACCAAAACCCCCCGTCATGCGCGTGCACGCCGGGTTTGTGGCGTGCGCGTGGTTGCGGTGCCCCCGCGACGGCGGAACGACTAGGATGACCGCCTTCGCATGGAACTGTCGGTCGGCAAGGACATCTTCGGGGTCTGTGGCAAGTGTGGCGACACCTGGCACGTGATCGTCGCGCTGGACGGCACCAAGGTCACCAAGGTGCAGTGCAAGTTCTGCCAGGGCTACCATCGCTTCAAGCGATCGCCCAACGACCCCGCGGCTGCGACGGCAGCACCGGCCGCAGCGCCCAAGCGCACCGCGACCCGCACCGCGAGCGGCAAGAAGACCACCAAGAAGGTCGCCGCGCCGCGTCGTGCCGAGGCGCCGCTCATCGATCCGAACCTCGACTTGCCGGTGCGGGACTACGCGATGAGCGAGACCTACCAGACCGGTGAGCGCATCGAGCACCCCAAGTTCGGACAGGGCGTGGTCGAGTCGTTCCCGAGCCCAGGCAAGATGAACGTCTTCTTCGAGGACGGTCGCCGCACGCTCGCCTATGCGCGCGCGGCTGTGGCGATGTCGTCCTGAGCCGCGCGCGTCGCCGCGACCGGCGACCGAACCAGCTCAGGGCGCGCGGCGTGACGCCGCCAGCAGCAGCGCCGGGGTCGTGACGAGCAGCAGGCCGGCGAGGGCCGCCAGCGCGCTCGCCAGGCCGACCGCGACGCAGCCCATGCTGGCCGTGAGCGCCGCGACGAGGGCCGCGCCCGCCGTCGTCACGACGCCGCGCCCCGCGGTCCGCCGCACGATCACGATGCCCGCCACGGTCGCCGCAGCCATGCACGCCGGCATGCAGAAGCTCGCGCAGCTGCCGTGGGTGCACGCGTGCGGCACGCGACAGCTCACCAGCGCGGTGAGCAGCGGCAGCGAGCCCGCCAGCCATCCGGTGGTGACGGCCTGCGCCGCGGTGCCGCCGCGATGCAGCAGCACCACGACCACCACGGCATGCACCGCCGCGATCGACAGCGATGGCAACGCGGGCGCGCCCGCCAGCACGCAGATCGACAGCAGCACCGCCAATGGCCAGGTCGAGCGCACCGCCGCCCGCAGGCGCGCCCGCTCGTAGGCGCGTCGGGCTCGGGCGCGCAGCTCGAGATCATCGTCAGCGCGTGCCATGCACTCGACTCCACAGGGCGCGCAGCCGCAGCAGCGCGCGTTGCTTGCGTTTGCGCAGCGCCGGCGAGGCCGGTCCGCGCGCGTCGTCGTCGAGCCCGAGCGCGATGCGATCGGCCGACGCGAGCGAGCCGACGACGGCCGCGAATGCGGACGCGAGCTCGTCGTCGAGCAGGCGCTGCTCCGGCGAGGCGGCCGTCGTGGGCGCGTCGTGGCAGGGCGCGAGCGGTTGCTCGCGTCGCCGCGACTGCGCGCGCCGCAGCGTGCGGCACTCCCAGGCGGCGATGCCCAGCGCCCACGCGAGCGCATCGCGGTCGCGATCGTAGGCCGACGCCCGCGCGAACACCGACACCAACGCGCGCTGGGCGACGTCGTCGGCATCGGCGGCGTGTCGCAGCGCGCGGGTCGTGAAGACCCGCAGCAACGGCCAAAGGCGATCGAACAGCGGCGTGAAGGCCTCGCGATCGCCATCGGCGAGCCGGGCCATCCACCGCGAGAGCTCGCGCCGCTCGGCGGAGTCCATCATCCGCGACCGGGTCGGGCCATCACTCGCAGCAGGAGCAGCCGCAGGTGCCACCGCAGTCGTCACAGCAGCCACCGAGCTCGAAGGCGGCGTGGGCGACGGCCGGCAGGGCGGCGGTGAAGAGCAGGGCGAGGAGGGTCCAGTGCTTGCGGGTCATTGGTCGGGGTCCTTTTCCGGGTTCGTGCGACCCGCGGCTGGTGCGGGGCGCTCCTTCGACATAGGCCGAAGACGGCCGATCGTGACGGCGCCGTCAGCCCGGCGAGCGTTCGTGCTTGCTGCCGCCGCGGCAGGGCGGGCTCGCTGGCACGGCGCCGCCGCGCTGCGTCCACTCCTGCACGGTGTAGGCGTGGATTGCCAGCGCATGGATGCCGCCGGGCTGCAGCAGCGGTGCGGCCGCGGCGTGGACTGCCCGGTGGCGTGCGACCAAGGTCTGCCCGGCGAAGCCGTCGGCGACCACCACCAGCTTGAAGTGGCTCTGGGCGCCGCGGCTGTGCATGTGCGACTCGTCGACGACCTCGAGCACGGCGGGGGCGAGCGCCTCGACCACGAGGTCGTGCAGCGCCGCGCCGCGATCGCCCGCGATCACGGCGACACCTCGGCCGCGGGGGCTGGGCTCGGCGCCGGCGGCAGCGCGCGCTCGACGATCTCGGCGATGTCGAGCACCTCGATCTGCTCGTCCTTGTTGAAGTGCTTCACGCCGTCGCTGACCATGGTCTTGCAGAACGGACACGCCACGCCGACCGCGGTCACGCCGGCGTCGACGATCTCCTTGGCGCGGTTGATGTTCACGCGCTTGCTCGGCGGCTCCTCGTCCCAGAAGCGGGCTCCGCCGGCGCCGCAGCAGAAGCCGTGCTCGCGGTTGCGCGGCAGCTCGACGACTGCCTGGCCGGTGGCCTTGGCGATCGCCGCGCGCGGCTCGTCGTAGGTCGCGTTCCAGCGGCCGAGGTAGCAGCTGTCATGGTAGGTCATGCGCTGCTCGAGCGGCTTCACCAGCTTCAGCTTGCCGCTGTCGAGCAGGTGCGCGATGAGCTTGCTGTGGTGGATGACCTCGTAGTTCCCACCGAACTGCGGGTACTCGTTGGCGATGGTGTGGAAGCAGTGCGGGCAGCTGGCGATGACCTTGCGCACCTTCAGCGAGTTCCACAGCTCGACGTTCTCCTTGGCGAGCATCTGGAACTGCATCTCGCTGCCGCCGCGGCGCAAGGTGTCGCCGTTGCACTTCTCTTGCTCGCCGAGCACCGCGAAGCTGACCTTCGCCGCCTGCAGACAGCGCACCAGCGCGCGGGTGGCCTTCTTGCTGATGTCGCTATACGAACCGGCACAGCCCACGAAGAGCAGGTACTCGGCGTCGGGGTTGTCCTCGAGGGTCGGCACCGCGAGGTCCTTGGCCCACGCCATGCGCTGTGACTGCGGCAGGCCCCACGGGTTGCCGGCGGCCTCGATCTTCTGGAAGGCGCGCGACAGTCCGGCCGGCACCCGCGTGCCGCCCTCGTCGTTGAGCACGATGTGCGTGCGCATCTGGACGATCTTGAGCGGGTGGTCGATGAACACCGGGCACACCTGTTGGCAGGCGCCGCAGGTGGTGCAGGCCCACAGGGTCTCGTCCTTGATGCGGCCGCCGACCAGCGGTGCCATGCCGGCGAGCTCGGCCTTGAGCGCCTCGATGCGATCGACCACCGGCTTGGCGGCCGCGTCGTTCTTCTTGGCCTCGTAGGCGTCTTGTCGCGCCTTGAACTCGTCCCAGCCGGGCAGGCCCTCGGCGGGCTCCATCACGCCGGGGGCGGGCGCGTCGACGGCGACGCCGAGCTGCTTGCCGAGCCGCTCGAGCTTGACCAGCTTGATGCCGCGCGACTTCATCTCGTCCTTGAGGTCGTGGATGAGATGCATCGGCGACAGCGGCTTGTCGGTCGCGAACGCCGGGCAATAGGTGGTGCAGCGCGCACACTCGGTGCACGCGTAGTTGTCGAGCAGGCTCTTCCAGCTGAAGTCCTCGAGCTTGCCGACGCCCCAGTTCTCGAAGTGCGGGTTGCCCTCCTCGTCGGTGAGCATGAGCTTGGGCATCACCATCCGCTGGCCCTGATCGCGCAGCAGGATGTTGGGCCCGGAGCCGAGCACGTGGATGTGCTTCGAGAACGGCAGGTAGTTGAGGAAGCCGAGCAGGATCAGCACGTGGCCCCACCAGTGCACCTGGCTGGCGACGTGGGCCCAGTGGGCGTCGACCTGGGCGACCGCCGCGGTGCCGCGGACCTCGAACAGGCCGATCATCTGTCCGATCGTGCGCGCGATCGGCTGCATCGGGTCGGCCACCCCGGTCGCGGCCATCTCCCACGCGTGGTGGCCGTAGTGCGTGAGCACCAGCGAGGTGATGCCGCCCAGGATCAACATCGCGTCGAGGTTGGCCGGCACGAAGCGCGGGTGGACCACGAGGCGGCGGTAGAACGCGTACATCAACGCGAAGAAGACGATGAGGTTGGCGACGTCGACCGCCCAGCGGATGTAGCCGTAGAGGCCCTCGCCGAGCACGGTGCCGAAGGTGAACCAGTCGCCGAGCAGGCCCGAGGTCAGCATCTCCACGCTCGCGACGGTCAGCACCAGGAAGCCCCAGTAGATCGCGAGGTGGTGCCAGCTCGAGCGCTCCTCCATCACCTTGCGCTGGCCGAAGAAGAACGTCATCAGGCTCGCGATGCGCTCGCCCCAGGTCTCTTGGAGATTCGACGGTCGCCCGTAGCTGACGACCTTCGCGAGGCGGTAGACGTTGTACGCGAACACGGCGTGCGCGACGATGGCGACCAGGACGAACGCGAGCTGCTTCATGGCGACTTCGTGGGCGACACGCGTGCAACCGCGCGCCGCACGGGCTGTTAGTATCACGGTCCGGCGCCGGCACGCTCGGCCGGCGCAGCCTGCACCGATGCAGGCG encodes:
- a CDS encoding BolA/IbaG family iron-sulfur metabolism protein, which codes for MHSRGAQSHFKLVVVADGFAGQTLVARHRAVHAAAAPLLQPGGIHALAIHAYTVQEWTQRGGAVPASPPCRGGSKHERSPG
- a CDS encoding sigma-70 family RNA polymerase sigma factor, with amino-acid sequence MMDSAERRELSRWMARLADGDREAFTPLFDRLWPLLRVFTTRALRHAADADDVAQRALVSVFARASAYDRDRDALAWALGIAAWECRTLRRAQSRRREQPLAPCHDAPTTAASPEQRLLDDELASAFAAVVGSLASADRIALGLDDDARGPASPALRKRKQRALLRLRALWSRVHGTR
- a CDS encoding (Fe-S)-binding protein, giving the protein MKQLAFVLVAIVAHAVFAYNVYRLAKVVSYGRPSNLQETWGERIASLMTFFFGQRKVMEERSSWHHLAIYWGFLVLTVASVEMLTSGLLGDWFTFGTVLGEGLYGYIRWAVDVANLIVFFALMYAFYRRLVVHPRFVPANLDAMLILGGITSLVLTHYGHHAWEMAATGVADPMQPIARTIGQMIGLFEVRGTAAVAQVDAHWAHVASQVHWWGHVLILLGFLNYLPFSKHIHVLGSGPNILLRDQGQRMVMPKLMLTDEEGNPHFENWGVGKLEDFSWKSLLDNYACTECARCTTYCPAFATDKPLSPMHLIHDLKDEMKSRGIKLVKLERLGKQLGVAVDAPAPGVMEPAEGLPGWDEFKARQDAYEAKKNDAAAKPVVDRIEALKAELAGMAPLVGGRIKDETLWACTTCGACQQVCPVFIDHPLKIVQMRTHIVLNDEGGTRVPAGLSRAFQKIEAAGNPWGLPQSQRMAWAKDLAVPTLEDNPDAEYLLFVGCAGSYSDISKKATRALVRCLQAAKVSFAVLGEQEKCNGDTLRRGGSEMQFQMLAKENVELWNSLKVRKVIASCPHCFHTIANEYPQFGGNYEVIHHSKLIAHLLDSGKLKLVKPLEQRMTYHDSCYLGRWNATYDEPRAAIAKATGQAVVELPRNREHGFCCGAGGARFWDEEPPSKRVNINRAKEIVDAGVTAVGVACPFCKTMVSDGVKHFNKDEQIEVLDIAEIVERALPPAPSPAPAAEVSP